One Nomascus leucogenys isolate Asia chromosome 22a, Asia_NLE_v1, whole genome shotgun sequence DNA segment encodes these proteins:
- the SALL2 gene encoding sal-like protein 2 isoform X2, which yields MAHESGRSSRLGVPCGEPAELGGDASEEDHPQVCAKCCAQFTDPTEFLAHQNACSTDPPVMVIIGGQENPNNSSASSEPRPEGHNNPQVMDTEHSNPPDSGSSVPTDPTWGPERRGEESSGHFLVAATGTAAGGGGGLILASPKLGATPLPPESTPAPPPPPPPPPPPGVGSGHLNIPLILEELRVLQQRQIHQMQMTEQICRQVLLLGSLGQTVGAPASPSELPGTGTASSTKPLLPLFSPIKPVQTSKTLASSSSSSSSSSSGAETPKQAFFHLYHPLGSQHPFSAGGVGRSHKPTPAPSPALPGSTDQLIASPHLAFPSTTGLLAAQCLGAARGLEATASPGLLKPKNGSGELSYGEVMGPLEKPGGRHKCRFCAKVFGSDSALQIHLRSHTGERPYKCNVCGNRFTTRGNLKVHFHRHREKYPHVQMNPHPVPEHLDYVITSSGLPYGMSVPPEKAEEEAATPGGGVERKPLVASTTALSATESLTLLSTSAGTATAPGLPAFNKFVLMKAVEPKNKADENTPPGSEGSAISGVAESSTATRMQLSKLVTSLPSWALLTNHFKSTGSFPFPYVLEPLGTSPSETSKLQQLVEKIDRQGAVAVTSTASGAPTTSAPAPSSSASSGPNQCVICLRVLSCPRALRLHYGQHGGERPFKCKVCGRAFSTRGNLRAHFVGHKASPAARAQNSCPICQKKFTNAVTLQQHVRMHLGGQIPNGGTALPEGGGAAQENGSEQSTVSGAGSFSQQQSQQPSLEEELSEEEEEEDEEEEEDVTDEDSLAGRGSESGGEKAISVRGDSEEASGAEDEVGTVAAAATAGKEMDSNEKATQQSSLPPPPPPDSLDQPQPMEQGSSDVLGGKEEGGKPERSSSPASALTPEGEGTSVTLVEELSLQEAMRKEPGDSSSRKACEVCGQAFPSQAALEEHQKTHPKEGPLFTCVFCRQGFLERATLKKHMLLAHHQNQYVAFLSSGLPMKPWNSSSTSTTTPSLAPPVLFGLGTVAGKVPPTMGSREAKEKTAPLLFQPPVPKAVPEKPIIDKK from the exons ATGGCGCACGAATCCGGGAGGAGCTCTCGTCTCGGGGTGCCCTGCGGGGAGCCGGCAGAGCTCGGAG GTGATGCTAGCGAGGAGGATCACCCCCAAGTCTGTGCCAAGTGCTGCGCACAATTCACTGACCCAACTGAATTCCTCGCCCACCAGAACGCATGTTCTACTGACCCTCCTGTAATGGTGATAATTGGGGGACAGGAGAACCCCAACAACTCTTCGGCCTCCTCCGAACCCCGGCCTGAGGGTCACAATAATCCTCAGGTCATGGACACAGAGCATAGCAACCCCCCAGATTCTGGGTCCTCCGTGCCCACGGATCCCACCTGGGGCccggagaggagaggagaggagtctTCGGGGCATTTCCTGGTCGCTGCCACAGGTACAGCGGCTGGGGGAGGCGGGGGCCTGATCTTGGCCAGTCCCAAGCTGGGAGCAACCCCATTACCTCCAGAATCGACCCCTgcaccccctcctcctccaccaccccctCCGCCCCCAGGTGTAGGCAGTGGCCACTTGAATATCCCCCTGATCTTGGAAGAGCTACGGGTGCTGCAGCAGCGGCAGATCCATCAGATGCAGATGACTGAGCAAATCTGCAGGCAGGTGCTGTTGCTTGGCTCCTTAGGCCAGACGGTGGGTGCCCCTGCCAGTCCCTCAGAGCTACCTGGGACAGGGACTGCCTCTTCCACCAAGCCCCTACTACCCCTCTTCAGCCCCATCAAGCCTGTCCAGACCAGCAAGACATTggcatcttcctcctcctcctcctcctcttcctcttcaggGGCAGAAACGCCCAAGCAGGCTTTCTTCCACCTTTACCACCCACTGGGGTCACAGCATCCTTTCTCTGCTGGAGGGGTTGGGCGAAGCCACAAAcccacccctgccccttccccagccttgccAGGCAGCACAGATCAGCTGATTGCTTCGCCTCATCTGGCATTCCCAAGCACCACGGGACTACTGGCAGCACAGTGTCTTGGGGCAGCCCGAGGCCTTGAGGCCACTGCCTCCCCAGGGCTCCTGAAGCCAAAGAATGGAAGTGGTGAGCTGAGCTACGGAGAAGTGATGGGTCCCTTGGAGAAGCCCGGTGGAAGGCACAAATGCCGCTTCTGTGCCAAAGTATTTGGCAGTGACAGTGCCCTGCAGATCCACCTCCGTTCCCACACGGGTGAGAGGCCCTATAAGTGCAATGTCTGTGGAAACCGCTTTACCACCCGTGGCAACCTCAAAGTGCATTTCCACCGGCATCGTGAGAAGTACCCACATGTGCAGATGAACCCACACCCAGTACCAGAGCACCTAGACTACGTCATTACCAGCAGTGGCTTGCCGTATGGTATGTCCGTGCCACCAGAGAAGGCCGAGGAGGAGGCAGCCACTCCAGGTGGAGGGGTTGAGCGCAAGCCTCTGGTGGCCTCCACCACAGCACTCAGTGCCACAGAGAGCCTGACTCTGCTCTCCACCAGTGCAGGCACAGCCACGGCTCCAGGACTCCCTGCTTTCAATAAGTTTGTGCTCATGAAAGCAGTGGAACCCAAGAATAAAGCTGATGAAAACACCCCCCCAGGGAGTGAGGGCTCAGCCATCAGTGGAGTGGCAGAAAGTAGCACAGCAACTCGCATGCAGCTAAGTAAGTTGGTGACTTCACTACCAAGCTGGGCACTGCTTACCAACCACTTTAAGTCCACTGGCAGCTTCCCCTTCCCCTATGTGCTAGAGCCCTTGGGGACCTCACCCTCTGAGACATCAAAGCTGCAGCAACTGGTAGAAAAGATTGACCGGCAAGGAGCTGTGGCAGTGACCTCAACTGCCTCAGGAGCCCCCACCACCTCTGCCCCTGCACCTTCATCCTCAGCCTCTTCTGGACCTAACCAGTGTGTCATCTGTCTCCGGGTGCTTAGCTGTCCTCGGGCCTTACGCCTTCATTATGGCCAACATGGAGGTGAGAGGCCCTTCAAATGCAAAGTGTGTGGCAGAGCCTTCTCCACCAGGGGTAATCTGCGTGCACATTTCGTGGGCCACAAGGCCAGTCCAGCTGCCCGGGCACAGAACTCCTGCCCCATCTGCCAGAAGAAGTTCACCAATGCTGTCACTCTGCAGCAGCATGTCCGGATGCACCTGGGGGGCCAGATCCCCAATGGTGGTACTGCACTCCCTGAAGGTGGAGGAGCTGCTCAGGAGAATGGCTCTGAGCAATCTACAGTCTCCGGGGCAGGGAGTTTCTCCCAGCAGCAGTCCCAGCAGCCATCACTGGAAGAGGAGTTgtctgaggaggaggaagaggaggatgaggaagaagaggaagatgtGACTGATGAAGATTCCCTGGCAGGGAGAGGCTCAGAGAGTGGAGGTGAGAAGGCAATATCAGTGAGAGGTGATTCAGAAGAGGCATCTGGGGCAGAGGACGAGGTGGGGACAGTGGCGGCAGCAGCCACAGCTGGGAAGGAGATGGACAGTAATGAGAAAGCTACTCAACAGTCTTctttgccaccaccaccaccacctgacAGCCTGGATCAGCCTCAGCCAATGGAGCAGGGAAGCAGTGATGTTTTAGGAGGCAAGGAAGAGGGGGGCAAACCGGAGAGAAGCTCAAGCCCAGCATCAGCACTCACCCCAGAAGGGGAAGGTACCAGCGTGACCTTGGTAGAGGAGCTGAGCCTGCAGGAGGCAATGAGAAAGGAGCCAGGAGACAGCAGCAGCAGAAAGGCCTGCGAAGTGTGTGGCCAGGCCTTTCCCTCCCAGGCAGCTCTGGAGGAGCATCAGAAGACCCACCCCAAGGAGGGGCCGCTCTtcacttgtgttttctgcaggCAGGGCTTTCTTGAGCGGGCTACCCTCAAGAAGCATATGCTACTGGCACACCACCAG
- the SALL2 gene encoding sal-like protein 2 isoform X1, whose amino-acid sequence MSRRKQRKPQQLISDCEGPGASENGDASEEDHPQVCAKCCAQFTDPTEFLAHQNACSTDPPVMVIIGGQENPNNSSASSEPRPEGHNNPQVMDTEHSNPPDSGSSVPTDPTWGPERRGEESSGHFLVAATGTAAGGGGGLILASPKLGATPLPPESTPAPPPPPPPPPPPGVGSGHLNIPLILEELRVLQQRQIHQMQMTEQICRQVLLLGSLGQTVGAPASPSELPGTGTASSTKPLLPLFSPIKPVQTSKTLASSSSSSSSSSSGAETPKQAFFHLYHPLGSQHPFSAGGVGRSHKPTPAPSPALPGSTDQLIASPHLAFPSTTGLLAAQCLGAARGLEATASPGLLKPKNGSGELSYGEVMGPLEKPGGRHKCRFCAKVFGSDSALQIHLRSHTGERPYKCNVCGNRFTTRGNLKVHFHRHREKYPHVQMNPHPVPEHLDYVITSSGLPYGMSVPPEKAEEEAATPGGGVERKPLVASTTALSATESLTLLSTSAGTATAPGLPAFNKFVLMKAVEPKNKADENTPPGSEGSAISGVAESSTATRMQLSKLVTSLPSWALLTNHFKSTGSFPFPYVLEPLGTSPSETSKLQQLVEKIDRQGAVAVTSTASGAPTTSAPAPSSSASSGPNQCVICLRVLSCPRALRLHYGQHGGERPFKCKVCGRAFSTRGNLRAHFVGHKASPAARAQNSCPICQKKFTNAVTLQQHVRMHLGGQIPNGGTALPEGGGAAQENGSEQSTVSGAGSFSQQQSQQPSLEEELSEEEEEEDEEEEEDVTDEDSLAGRGSESGGEKAISVRGDSEEASGAEDEVGTVAAAATAGKEMDSNEKATQQSSLPPPPPPDSLDQPQPMEQGSSDVLGGKEEGGKPERSSSPASALTPEGEGTSVTLVEELSLQEAMRKEPGDSSSRKACEVCGQAFPSQAALEEHQKTHPKEGPLFTCVFCRQGFLERATLKKHMLLAHHQNQYVAFLSSGLPMKPWNSSSTSTTTPSLAPPVLFGLGTVAGKVPPTMGSREAKEKTAPLLFQPPVPKAVPEKPIIDKK is encoded by the coding sequence GTGATGCTAGCGAGGAGGATCACCCCCAAGTCTGTGCCAAGTGCTGCGCACAATTCACTGACCCAACTGAATTCCTCGCCCACCAGAACGCATGTTCTACTGACCCTCCTGTAATGGTGATAATTGGGGGACAGGAGAACCCCAACAACTCTTCGGCCTCCTCCGAACCCCGGCCTGAGGGTCACAATAATCCTCAGGTCATGGACACAGAGCATAGCAACCCCCCAGATTCTGGGTCCTCCGTGCCCACGGATCCCACCTGGGGCccggagaggagaggagaggagtctTCGGGGCATTTCCTGGTCGCTGCCACAGGTACAGCGGCTGGGGGAGGCGGGGGCCTGATCTTGGCCAGTCCCAAGCTGGGAGCAACCCCATTACCTCCAGAATCGACCCCTgcaccccctcctcctccaccaccccctCCGCCCCCAGGTGTAGGCAGTGGCCACTTGAATATCCCCCTGATCTTGGAAGAGCTACGGGTGCTGCAGCAGCGGCAGATCCATCAGATGCAGATGACTGAGCAAATCTGCAGGCAGGTGCTGTTGCTTGGCTCCTTAGGCCAGACGGTGGGTGCCCCTGCCAGTCCCTCAGAGCTACCTGGGACAGGGACTGCCTCTTCCACCAAGCCCCTACTACCCCTCTTCAGCCCCATCAAGCCTGTCCAGACCAGCAAGACATTggcatcttcctcctcctcctcctcctcttcctcttcaggGGCAGAAACGCCCAAGCAGGCTTTCTTCCACCTTTACCACCCACTGGGGTCACAGCATCCTTTCTCTGCTGGAGGGGTTGGGCGAAGCCACAAAcccacccctgccccttccccagccttgccAGGCAGCACAGATCAGCTGATTGCTTCGCCTCATCTGGCATTCCCAAGCACCACGGGACTACTGGCAGCACAGTGTCTTGGGGCAGCCCGAGGCCTTGAGGCCACTGCCTCCCCAGGGCTCCTGAAGCCAAAGAATGGAAGTGGTGAGCTGAGCTACGGAGAAGTGATGGGTCCCTTGGAGAAGCCCGGTGGAAGGCACAAATGCCGCTTCTGTGCCAAAGTATTTGGCAGTGACAGTGCCCTGCAGATCCACCTCCGTTCCCACACGGGTGAGAGGCCCTATAAGTGCAATGTCTGTGGAAACCGCTTTACCACCCGTGGCAACCTCAAAGTGCATTTCCACCGGCATCGTGAGAAGTACCCACATGTGCAGATGAACCCACACCCAGTACCAGAGCACCTAGACTACGTCATTACCAGCAGTGGCTTGCCGTATGGTATGTCCGTGCCACCAGAGAAGGCCGAGGAGGAGGCAGCCACTCCAGGTGGAGGGGTTGAGCGCAAGCCTCTGGTGGCCTCCACCACAGCACTCAGTGCCACAGAGAGCCTGACTCTGCTCTCCACCAGTGCAGGCACAGCCACGGCTCCAGGACTCCCTGCTTTCAATAAGTTTGTGCTCATGAAAGCAGTGGAACCCAAGAATAAAGCTGATGAAAACACCCCCCCAGGGAGTGAGGGCTCAGCCATCAGTGGAGTGGCAGAAAGTAGCACAGCAACTCGCATGCAGCTAAGTAAGTTGGTGACTTCACTACCAAGCTGGGCACTGCTTACCAACCACTTTAAGTCCACTGGCAGCTTCCCCTTCCCCTATGTGCTAGAGCCCTTGGGGACCTCACCCTCTGAGACATCAAAGCTGCAGCAACTGGTAGAAAAGATTGACCGGCAAGGAGCTGTGGCAGTGACCTCAACTGCCTCAGGAGCCCCCACCACCTCTGCCCCTGCACCTTCATCCTCAGCCTCTTCTGGACCTAACCAGTGTGTCATCTGTCTCCGGGTGCTTAGCTGTCCTCGGGCCTTACGCCTTCATTATGGCCAACATGGAGGTGAGAGGCCCTTCAAATGCAAAGTGTGTGGCAGAGCCTTCTCCACCAGGGGTAATCTGCGTGCACATTTCGTGGGCCACAAGGCCAGTCCAGCTGCCCGGGCACAGAACTCCTGCCCCATCTGCCAGAAGAAGTTCACCAATGCTGTCACTCTGCAGCAGCATGTCCGGATGCACCTGGGGGGCCAGATCCCCAATGGTGGTACTGCACTCCCTGAAGGTGGAGGAGCTGCTCAGGAGAATGGCTCTGAGCAATCTACAGTCTCCGGGGCAGGGAGTTTCTCCCAGCAGCAGTCCCAGCAGCCATCACTGGAAGAGGAGTTgtctgaggaggaggaagaggaggatgaggaagaagaggaagatgtGACTGATGAAGATTCCCTGGCAGGGAGAGGCTCAGAGAGTGGAGGTGAGAAGGCAATATCAGTGAGAGGTGATTCAGAAGAGGCATCTGGGGCAGAGGACGAGGTGGGGACAGTGGCGGCAGCAGCCACAGCTGGGAAGGAGATGGACAGTAATGAGAAAGCTACTCAACAGTCTTctttgccaccaccaccaccacctgacAGCCTGGATCAGCCTCAGCCAATGGAGCAGGGAAGCAGTGATGTTTTAGGAGGCAAGGAAGAGGGGGGCAAACCGGAGAGAAGCTCAAGCCCAGCATCAGCACTCACCCCAGAAGGGGAAGGTACCAGCGTGACCTTGGTAGAGGAGCTGAGCCTGCAGGAGGCAATGAGAAAGGAGCCAGGAGACAGCAGCAGCAGAAAGGCCTGCGAAGTGTGTGGCCAGGCCTTTCCCTCCCAGGCAGCTCTGGAGGAGCATCAGAAGACCCACCCCAAGGAGGGGCCGCTCTtcacttgtgttttctgcaggCAGGGCTTTCTTGAGCGGGCTACCCTCAAGAAGCATATGCTACTGGCACACCACCAG